A segment of the Salmo trutta chromosome 3, fSalTru1.1, whole genome shotgun sequence genome:
ggggaatggccctagccttcaccctccgatccaacaggtcgcagacatgctcaatgggattgagatccgggctcttcactggccatggcagaacactgacattcctgtcttgcatgaaatcacgcacagaacaagcagtatggctggtggcattgtcatgctggagggtcatgtcaggatgagcctgcaggaagggtaccacatgagggaggaggatgtcttccctgtaacgctcagcgttgagattgcctgcaatgacaacaagctcagtccgataatgctgtgacaccgccccagactatgacggaccctccatctccaaatcaatcctgctccagagtacaggcctcgatgtaacgctcattccttcgacgataaacgcgaatccgaccatcacccctggtgagacaaaacagcgactcatcagtgaagagcactttttgccattcctgtctggtccagcgacggtgggtttgtgcccataggcgacgttgttgccggtgatgtctggtgaggacctgccttacaacaggcctacaagccctcagtccagcctctcagcctattgcggacagtctgagcactgatagagggattgtgcattcctggtgtaactcgggcagatgttgttgccatcctgtacctgtcccggaggtgtgatgttcggatgtaccgatcctgtgcaggtgttgttacacgtggtctgccactgtgaggaagatcagctgtccgtcctgtctccttgtagcgctgtcttaggcatctcacagcacagacattgcaattcattgccctgcccacatctgcagtccgcatgcctaaggcacgttcacgcagatgagcagggaccctgggcatctttcttttggtgtttttcagagtcagtagaaaggcctctttagtgtcctaagttttcataactgtgaccttaattgcctaccgtctgtaagctgttagtgtcttaacgaccgtttcacaggtgcatgttcattaattgtttatggttcattgaacaagcatgggaaagtgttcaaaccctttacaatgaagatctgtgaaattatttggatttttacgaattatctttgaaagaccgggtcctgaaaaagggacgtttctttttttgctgagtttagttgtgGAGAGGTTAGGTAGTGGAGAAGGAATTGCTTAAACTTGCTGTTTGAACTGGGTTGTAATCACCCTTAACAGCAATGGGGTTAACTGGGTTTTCCTTGACTTTGATCTCATTTGTGTGTCCACCATTGTGCTGTTTTCATTTTACCTCCATTTCCCTCATCTTTATCGCTTACATTTTTGGTATATCCACTTTTTCTCTAGCTGTGGTGAAATTAGCATTTATTTGCTGCTTTGTTTTTCCTTTTCCTGATTTATGTATTCAATACAGACTGACAAATGTCTTTTGTTACTATCGTTTTCATTTATCAATTCATTTGTTTCTCATTTTCCCTGTACTCaaccatttatttttcaacaattTAACATGTATGTATAATGCATTTGTACACAAGTGTATCAGATAATTCTGAACATGTATACATTGTTCCTGTTGGACGGTCAAGCAAAATAAGCTTTTCTGATGTGCTGTATATCTGTATCTGTTATGGCATGTATAATGAGAGTAAGAACAGCGTATAGGCTAAGCATTTTTCTATGACACAGATCTCCCCTGCATCAGGCAAGCGCCTGCCCACAGGTCATTACAGCCACCACCAGCTTGTTCTATTACAGAAGACTGATAGATATAAAAATGTATACACACGCCACACACCTCAGTACAGATCAAACACTAAAACAATCACAGATGTGTTCTAGGTTCAGCTTATGCAAGTTGTTCTTTTGAGACGTACCTTATTTTGGGGCTTCTTATTTCCCTCTCCTTGCTGTAAACGTTTGGCAAGGTGAGAAGCCATTATTAGGTTTGGAAGAATCCGTTTTGCATTTAAGTGTTATTACAAAAAGTGATTGTACTGTTATGTAACGTTGTGTAGGAGAAGTTATGTATGCATATTTTCAATAAAGCATTCAGGGTTTTAAGACCGTGATGGCTTTAATGATTAGCAGCTTACGAAACAGTCATGGAAATTATATTCTCAGAACATGACTTTGGACTACAGTATTAGCCCTACCTCAATACAATCTCACAAGAAAAAGACACCAATTGTTCTCTTTCAAGTTTAAGAAACCCCACAAATTATTTTCCAAAGCACAAATAAAAAGTCATTTTAGTTTGATTTAAACAATCTGAACACACACCCTTCCCCATAGAGAAATACATTTGGCTGGAACATGGTCATTCTCAAACTGCACAAATAACATACATAGTGATGTATAGTAAATGTGCTTTTGTCATACATAGTGAAATGTAATACAACTATGATACAGACAAGGGATTTGATTCAATCTGAAGCACTAcataaatttaaaggcaatgttacatgtcagctcaattggaaattaccttaAATGAAATCGCGCTACAGCGTAGCTCTTCAGTGCTACGGATTGAATCGAGGTTATATTGCCCATTGATACACAGTCGAGTGATAAAAATAGGGTTGAAAAACATTTTCCAATCCAGGTGCATGTATTCCCCTGAGTACACTTTTTATTTTATAATACCAATCAAATGTGCACCTTTCAGCAGTCAGGGGATGTCAGATCTATAACTTATTGATGTTAAGAGACTGCAAGAAAATATAATAGAAATAGATCGCCAAAACACAGGTTAGTATTCTGCAAAAGGATATTCAATTCAAGAATTTTCCAGCATGTTGACAagagacaaaaaaataaatatgacaATCAAATATGGCATTGACATATCAAAGATGATGTTCGGCAGGCTGCAAGAGGATGTGATTGGCTCTTGGCTGAAAATGTGTTAGCCAATCGTATGCACCACCTAGCCTGTACGATTGTCATGTTTTCCATCTGCCCAGAGAAGCAGTGCATGGACAGCATTGTTGGACACAGGCTGAACaaaagcacacgcacacacaattccAGGGCAGTTATGAGAACAGAGGTATgtaatggaggggaggggggtctgAGCAATGATTAGGTGTCCAAAGGAGTGTAATGTCAGGTGACTCCAGCTGAGCAGAGGACTGAGAACATATTGAACACCACATACTGAATAGTTTGTGATTCGGCCGATTGGATAAAAACGGCCATGGGCATCTCAATCGTTGATCAGTGCCAGGATCATGCTGTGGAGGAGAAAGGAAGCGTGTGACAAGTGAAGAAATTACTTTAATAACAAAACTTAAGCTCAGGCTAAACATAAACGTTATCCTGTACTAAGCAATAAATAAATGAGCAGTAAGATTAGCTATGTTAGTACTGTAACATATGACAGCAGCTAGCATATAGAATCCCAGACAGCAAGGGACAATCTCTTACCTGTACAGGTAGATGAAGAAGCAGAGCAGGTGGAAGCCGAGTTTGATCATGGACTCCTTCATGTGAGACTTTAGTTGTCCCCGGTTGTGGATCTCAGTGGGGTCAAACACCCCCATGTTTCCCATGGGCACCTTCCAAACCCTGTCAGATAAACAATAGGTAGACAACACACGAGACATTAGAACAACCATAGCATTGTAGGTAACAGCTTGGGTGTGGGCTATATCTCTAAGAGCTGGGGAGTTTGTAAGGGGCTTACATGGGTTAGGGTAGTTATAGTATTACTTGTGGGTGCTAGACTTCCTGCTGAGCAGGGGGCAGTATGTCAAGTTCAACAACATCACCCAAAAGGAACTCATCTCTACAGTGCTATTATTCATATGCACCAATGACCTGAAAGGCTCTGATGGGAACTGCTTGGCAGTGAAATATGCAGACACCACCAGGCATCCTCAGATGACACACTGCATTTCCAAACAGATGTAAACAGGGTTCATCACTGGTGCAATAACTACCTCAAACTCAACAAAACTGCTTACTGATTTCATGGGGAAGGCAGACTCAGTGAGCCACCTAGTCCTGATTGGTGAAGAGATAGTGTTGAGTTGTAGGGACCTGGGAACCATCATGGACAGCACACCCTTTTAATGCCAACACTCAGAACATCAATAAAAAAGACCAACCACGACTGTACCTCCTGCGCAGACAGACAACTGAACGTTAACACCTAGACACTCTCCAACTACTACACCTGCCATATAGAGAGAGTGCTGACTTTCTGTTTCCTGGCCTGGTACGGTGGGCAGTCAGTGGCTAATAAGGGTATTCTCAGGCGGACTGTGAACCTGGGGTCCAAGCTCTACGGGCTGCAATGCAGGGGTCTTCAGAGACACTATGATAAACTGGCAAGGGACAAGGCCAAGAGCATCATAGAGGACCCCACACACAATCTTGCCCAATGATTTGAGCTGCTGCCCTCCAGAAGGAGATTAAGGGTCCCACTGTTCAGTAAGAATAGGAGCAAGGCCTGTtaaacagtgggacataggacagatgcaGGCCCAATACACTGTCGGACAGTATAATATGTGAAAATGTAAGTGGGTGAATCGTATACTAACTTTCCAGTTTTCAGTACCGCatgtaatacagttgaagtcggaagtttacataaactaaggttggagtcattaaaacctgtttttcaaccactccacaaatttcttgttaacaaactatagttttggcaagtcagttaggacatctactttgtgcatgacaagtaatttttcctacaattgtttacagacagattatttcacataattcactgtatcacaattccagtaggtcagaggtttacattcactaagttcactgtgcctttaaacacattggaaaactccagaaaatgatgtcatggctttagaagcttctgatagtataattgacataatttgagtcaattggaggtgtacctgtggatgtatttcaaggcctaccttcaaactcagtgcctctttgcttgacatgctGGTGGAAACgagcacaaaagtatctatttccacagtaaaacgagtcctatatcgacataacctgagagaggcttgcaagctgaagaacaccagcccaaccgtgaagcacaggggtggcagcatcatgttgtggggggtgctttgctgcaggaggaactggtgcacttcacaaaatagatggcatcatgaggatgaaaaatgatgtggatatattgaagcaacatctcaagacatcagtcagaaagttaaagcttggtcgcaaacgggtcttccaaatagacaatgaccccaagcatacttccaaagttgtggcaaaatggcttaaggacaacaaagtcaaggtattggagtggccatcacaaagccctgacctcaatcatatagaaaatgtgtgagcagaactgaaaaagcgtgtgtgtgagcaaggaggcctacaaacctgactcagttacaccagctctgtcaggaggaatgggccaaaattcacccagtgtgtgggaagcttgtggaaggctacccgaaacgcttgacccaagttaaacaatttaaaggcaatgctaccaaatactaattgagtgtatgtaaacttctgacccactgggaatgtgatgaaagaaataaatcattctctctactattattctgacatttcttaaaataaagtggtaatcctaactgacctaagaattTTTACTGgcattaaatatcaggaattgtgaaaaactgagtttaaatgtatttgctaaggtgtatgtaagcttccgacttcaactgtatattgtgtTGTGTTCGTATGCTGACGTCGCGAAATGAAtttcaatgtaaatgtaaaatgaagtACATCTTATCGTAAGGTTTACAACACAGCCACTGATGACAGCTCTGAGCGGAACCCCTCACTCCTCAGACACAAAAGTGTCTTTAGTGCTCACATAGGAAAAGAAGATGCCGTTGGTCATTAACATTCAGTTGTCATAACAAACAATAGGTACAACGTACTTACCTGTACATGTCCCAGGCGGCCACAGGCAGGTTGAGTAGGAAGACAAACCAGTGCAGGGAGACAAGCATCAGCACTGTTGCCAGGGCCTGGCCTACCAGCTCTGGTACAACCCACTGCAGATGCACATTATGAAAAGTATATGAGTACAAGCATACAGGACACAATAAAAGACAATGGGCCACAGAGGTATAAGTCAGGAAGCTGAAAGTTACTAACTACATgtagggtaaatccatttgaattcaataacTTTTTGACTGCACACCTTTTAATTTGAacgaaaccttccatacatagGCCTATTTAACCATTGGagaagtgctcagaaagtgactttAGGGACCTGAATTCCAAAACATTCAcgagataaaggtgctcaaagttaacccattttgcataccccaccataccatgtcGTCATCACTGGAAAAGAAAAACAGTTGAGatttatatcatttaaaaccttacaaaacagggttgtcaaattGTTTGACAATTTCTAGATTTATTTTTATAATGTCCTTTAACctattggggctagggggcagtatttgcacggccggataaaaaaacgtacccgatttaaactggttactactcttgcccagaaacgagaatatgcatataattagcagatttggatagaaaacactctaaagtttctaaaactgtttgaatggtgtctgtgaatataacacaactcatatggcaggtcaaaacctgagaagattccatacaggaagtgccctgtctgacaatttgttgtccttctgttgcatctctatcgaaaatacaacatctgtgctgtaacgtgacattttctaaggcttccattggctctcagaaggcgccagaaagtggaatggggtgtctgctgtctctgggcaaagaacagcagcagaatttgtgagtggtcagcctggggacagtgacactgagatgcgcattcacgagactactccatttttttctttcagcctttgaatgaatacaacgttgcccggttggaatattatcgctattttacgacaaaaatagcataaaaattgattttaaacagcgtttgacatgcttctaagtacggtaatggaatattttgaatttttttgtcacgaaatgcgctcgtgcgtcacccttcggttagtgacctgaacgcacgaacaaaacagcgctatttgaatataactatggattatttgtaaccaaaacaacatttgttgttgaagtagaagtcctgggagtgcattctgacgaagaacagcaaaggtaatccaatttttctaatagtaattctgagtttaggttgtcccaaacttggtgggtgtcaaaatagctagccgtgatggccgagctatgtactcagaatattgcaaaatgtgctttcgtcaaaaagctattttaaaatctgacaccgcgattgtatgaaggagttctgtatctataattctttaaataattgttatgtattttgtgaacgtttatcatgagtaatttagtaaattcaccggaggttttcactaggtatgctagttctgaacatcacatgctaatgtaaaaagctggtttttgatataaatatgaacaaaacatgcatgtattgtataacataatgtcctaggaggttagtgctgcatttagctgtggtttaggtttttgtgacatatatgcttgctttgaaaatggctgtgtgattatttttggcagggtactctcctgacataatctaatgttttgctttcgctgtaaagcctttttgaaatcggacgatgtagttagattaacgagagtcttgtctttaaaatggtgtaaaatagtcatatgtttgagaaattgaagttatagcatttgaggtatttgtatttcgcgccacgcgattccactggctgttgactagggtgggacgtgGCTCTAATCGCATATATTGTAccttagaccctattttacatagTCTAAGATGTTTGTGTTGTGTCATCGGTTaagacaacatgctcttgaatacaagGTGGATGTCctgttttggctgataaatgttCAAATATGGGAATAAAATTGAAACGTCAAATTttgaatggtaccacaaagatggttggaggtccacacatcagagaatgttgacttgaatgggaatatctgttgttttaaattatactgtcaatcatccataggaaacctattgaaatcatagaaatatagataatagaatagacATGACTAAGTTGACAGTCGACGATGGGCGGTCATCTTTGTGGTAGAAATTAGAAGTAGAAATTTCAATTAATTTGAAATGtcaaaagctaaaaaaaaaaaatcaatcttgcgacttgtgacggccggccgcccaacaacctgcctgcttgaccctatcccctcctctcttctccagaccatttccggagaccttctcccctacctcaccccgctcatcaactcatccttgaccgctggctacgtcccttccgtcttcaagagagcgagagttgcaccccttctcaaaaaacctacactcaatccctctgatgtcaacaactacagaccagtatcccttctttcttttctctccaaaactcttgagcatgccgtccttggccagctctcttgctatctctctcagaatgaccttcttgatccaaatcagtcaggtttcaagactggtcattcaactgagactgctcttctctgtgtcacggaggctctccgcactgctaaagctaactctctctcctctcatccttctagacctatctgctgcctttgatactgtgaaccatcagatcctcctctccaccctctccgagttgggcatctccggcgcggctaaCTCTTGGAATGtgtcctaccaggtggcgtggcgagaatccgtctccgcaccacgtgctctcaccactggtgtccctcagggctcagttctaggccctctcctattctcgctatacaccaagtcacttggctctgtcatatcctcacatggtctctcctatcattgctaagcagacgacacacaattaattttctcctttcccccttctgataaccaggtgtcgaatctcatctctgcatgtctggcagacatatcagtgtggatgacggatcaccacctcaagctgaacctcggcaagacggagctgctcttcctcccggggaaggactgcccgttccatgatctcgccatcacggttgacaactccattgtgtcctcctcccagagtgctaaaagccttggcgtgaccctggacaacaccctgtcgttctccactaacatcaaggcggtgacccgatcctgtaggttcatgctctacaacattcgcagagtacgaccctgtcttacacaggaagcggcgcaggtcctaatccaggcacttgtcatctcccgtctggattactgcaactcgctgctggcggggctccctgcctgtgccattaaacccctacaactcatccagaacgccgcagcccgtctggtgttcaaccttcccaagttctctcacgtcaccccgctcctccacacactccactggcttccagttgaagctcgcatctgctacaagaccatggtgcttgcctacggagctgtgaggggaacggcacctccgtaccttcaggctctgatcaggccctacacccaaagaagggcagtgcgttcatccacctctggcctccTCGCCTCCTTACCtttgcggaagcacagttcccgctcagcccagtcaaaaaactgttcgctgctctggcaccccaatggtggaacaagctcccccacgacgccaggacagcggagtcaatcaccaccttccggagacacctgaaac
Coding sequences within it:
- the LOC115175610 gene encoding protein cornichon homolog 4 isoform X2, with protein sequence MEAAVFILSLVDCCALIFLAVYFVITLSDLECDYINARACCSKLNRWVVPELVGQALATVLMLVSLHWFVFLLNLPVAAWDMYRVWKVPMGNMGVFDPTEIHNRGQLKSHMKESMIKLGFHLLCFFIYLYSMILALIND
- the LOC115175610 gene encoding protein cornichon homolog 4 isoform X3, which codes for MEQQLKNKWVVPELVGQALATVLMLVSLHWFVFLLNLPVAAWDMYRVWKVPMGNMGVFDPTEIHNRGQLKSHMKESMIKLGFHLLCFFIYLYSMILALIND
- the LOC115175610 gene encoding protein cornichon homolog 4 isoform X1, with product MEAAVFILSLVDCCALIFLAVYFVITLSDLECDYINARACCSKLNRQYFAPTRKLFKNVSLSRRTVTRHVEDITKNMEQQLKNKWVVPELVGQALATVLMLVSLHWFVFLLNLPVAAWDMYRVWKVPMGNMGVFDPTEIHNRGQLKSHMKESMIKLGFHLLCFFIYLYSMILALIND
- the LOC115175610 gene encoding protein cornichon homolog 4 isoform X4, whose product is MLVSLHWFVFLLNLPVAAWDMYRVWKVPMGNMGVFDPTEIHNRGQLKSHMKESMIKLGFHLLCFFIYLYSMILALIND